A part of Melittangium boletus DSM 14713 genomic DNA contains:
- a CDS encoding zf-TFIIB domain-containing protein, whose product MGGETPHSCVECRILLTPAQLGSGAPVEVCSACHGLLIDETELAALGIPRQAPPPLRAPPPVPVPTRKVEVVELNEEDEVTPTPGVPVHRLPIEPPALPPVEAFTEPVETPGTFGCVLCRQRKSLREGQAFRDGLACRACMDARARG is encoded by the coding sequence GTGGGCGGCGAGACACCTCACTCGTGCGTGGAGTGCCGCATCCTGCTGACGCCCGCGCAACTGGGCTCGGGCGCCCCCGTCGAGGTGTGCTCGGCATGTCACGGCCTGCTGATCGATGAGACGGAGCTGGCCGCGCTGGGCATCCCACGTCAAGCGCCGCCGCCGCTCCGGGCGCCGCCGCCCGTCCCCGTGCCGACTCGGAAGGTGGAGGTCGTCGAGTTGAACGAGGAGGACGAGGTCACCCCGACGCCGGGTGTCCCGGTCCACCGCCTGCCCATCGAGCCGCCCGCCCTTCCGCCCGTCGAGGCGTTCACCGAGCCCGTGGAGACACCGGGTACCTTCGGGTGTGTGCTGTGCCGGCAGCGCAAGTCCCTGCGCGAGGGGCAGGCGTTCCGGGACGGCCTGGCCTGCCGCGCCTGCATGGATGCCCGCGCGCGGGGTTGA
- a CDS encoding IS701 family transposase: MSSSAIVSDNNEAVLVQKWEQEWRRVREWVEPHFARPETRASAEALLQGLLARVERKNAWGLSEEVGRATPYAFQHLLNGAHWDEDALRDDVLTYARERLGEGGVLSMDETGFLKKGDKSAGVARQYSGTAGRIENCQIGVFLAYVTEKGHCLVDRELYLPEHWLEDPDRCRQAGIPRRVRFQTKPELARAMLQRAFDAGLRPEWVVGDEVYGRDGELRRFLESQSQRYVLAVASNTYAWRGVEQVTAGEVLKEVKRREWTRLSAGAGAKGPRWYDWARVRVNSHEGTQARWFLFRRSVSEESEVSFYLVHAPATTSLAAMVEAAGKRWPVEECFESAKGEVGLDDYEVRKWRGWYRHMTLCLVAHAFLAAARVIANASEKEHPVPKRLGPPHRSSRMGAFRRRRGLSLSASVFRK; encoded by the coding sequence ATGTCCAGCAGCGCCATCGTCTCGGACAACAACGAAGCGGTGCTCGTCCAGAAATGGGAGCAGGAGTGGCGCCGCGTGCGGGAGTGGGTGGAGCCCCACTTCGCACGTCCGGAGACACGAGCCTCGGCGGAGGCTCTGTTGCAAGGGTTGCTGGCCCGAGTCGAGCGTAAGAATGCCTGGGGCTTGAGCGAGGAGGTGGGCAGGGCGACGCCCTACGCCTTTCAACATCTGCTCAACGGGGCGCACTGGGACGAGGACGCGCTGCGGGATGACGTGTTGACGTATGCCCGCGAGCGACTGGGCGAGGGGGGCGTCTTGTCCATGGATGAGACAGGCTTCTTGAAGAAGGGGGACAAGTCCGCGGGAGTGGCCCGGCAGTACAGTGGCACGGCGGGCCGCATTGAGAATTGCCAGATAGGCGTCTTCCTGGCCTACGTCACCGAGAAGGGCCACTGCCTGGTGGACCGCGAACTGTACCTGCCCGAGCACTGGCTGGAGGACCCGGACCGATGTCGTCAGGCGGGAATTCCACGGCGGGTGCGATTCCAGACGAAACCCGAGCTGGCGCGAGCCATGCTCCAGCGGGCCTTCGACGCGGGACTCCGTCCCGAGTGGGTGGTGGGAGATGAGGTGTATGGCCGGGATGGAGAGTTGCGACGGTTTTTGGAGAGCCAGTCGCAACGGTATGTCCTGGCGGTGGCCTCCAATACCTACGCCTGGCGCGGGGTGGAGCAGGTGACGGCGGGAGAAGTCTTGAAAGAGGTGAAGAGGCGAGAATGGACGAGGCTGTCGGCGGGGGCGGGAGCCAAGGGACCGCGTTGGTATGACTGGGCGCGAGTCCGAGTCAATTCGCATGAGGGGACCCAGGCGCGGTGGTTTCTCTTCCGTCGAAGCGTGTCGGAGGAGAGCGAGGTGAGCTTTTATCTGGTGCATGCACCGGCCACGACGTCGCTGGCCGCCATGGTGGAAGCGGCCGGCAAGCGCTGGCCGGTGGAGGAATGTTTCGAGTCGGCCAAGGGGGAGGTGGGACTGGACGACTATGAGGTGAGGAAATGGCGAGGGTGGTACCGCCACATGACGTTGTGCCTGGTAGCACATGCATTCCTGGCGGCCGCGCGAGTCATAGCCAACGCGTCCGAGAAGGAGCACCCAGTCCCAAAACGCCTGGGCCCGCCGCATCGAAGCAGTCGCATGGGAGCGTTTCGACGGCGGCGAGGCCTGTCCTTATCCGCTTCAGTGTTCAGGAAGTGA
- a CDS encoding protein phosphatase 2C domain-containing protein, producing MNTDHFFATGHPHLVRGTPCEDYALSGAFGTDTVYGVVSDGCSGMYTHTDVGARALCFAFQKALRPRFKEPVQAFGPEFFSALKTEFLANHISTDRQDYFATLVGFVANPRDAAVYLFGDGAYVLRYADGRYKVVWLEWDSNAPFYLNYCLHEDLYREYVGEIQKGVDDPAHERFLVFREARDGGLKVMESGSIRHEFDRLSQGYVERFRPADEGIEAIAVLTDGLFKIGQVPTPEVARELLAFEDRGSGFVKRRLTVALEAFAQEGNVLRDDLGIACVWFGAE from the coding sequence CACGCCCTGTGAGGACTACGCCCTGTCGGGCGCCTTCGGTACGGACACGGTCTATGGGGTCGTGTCGGATGGGTGCTCGGGCATGTACACCCATACCGACGTGGGCGCCCGGGCGCTCTGCTTCGCCTTCCAGAAGGCCCTGCGGCCCCGGTTCAAGGAGCCCGTGCAGGCGTTCGGTCCGGAGTTCTTCTCCGCGTTGAAGACCGAGTTCCTGGCGAACCACATCTCCACGGACCGGCAGGACTATTTCGCCACCCTGGTGGGCTTCGTGGCCAATCCCCGCGACGCGGCCGTCTATCTCTTCGGGGATGGCGCCTATGTCCTGCGCTACGCGGACGGGCGCTACAAGGTCGTCTGGCTCGAATGGGACAGCAACGCGCCCTTCTATCTCAACTACTGCCTGCACGAGGACCTGTACCGGGAGTACGTGGGAGAGATCCAGAAGGGGGTCGATGATCCCGCCCACGAGCGCTTCCTCGTGTTCCGGGAAGCCCGTGACGGGGGGCTCAAGGTGATGGAGTCGGGGTCCATCCGGCACGAGTTCGATCGCCTGAGTCAGGGCTACGTGGAGCGCTTCCGTCCCGCGGACGAGGGCATCGAGGCCATCGCGGTGCTCACGGATGGGCTCTTCAAGATCGGCCAGGTGCCGACCCCAGAAGTCGCGCGGGAACTGCTCGCGTTCGAGGACCGTGGCAGTGGGTTCGTCAAGCGCCGGTTGACCGTGGCCCTGGAGGCGTTCGCCCAAGAGGGAAACGTGCTCCGGGACGACCTGGGCATCGCCTGCGTCTGGTTCGGCGCCGAGTAG